In a genomic window of Pseudomonas putida:
- a CDS encoding lysis system i-spanin subunit Rz yields MAAPWKVIGALMLVLIGSASAWQFQDWRYTVQLAEQSRLHTETLNQLAMVGSAAQKTEQDKRLVLEQKLSTNEKTHFEKLTNAEKDQARLRDRLATADLRLSVLIDQGSAGGCSVPATPGAGGVDHGAVRAELDPAHAQRIVGITGEGDRGLIALAACQAYVREILTAK; encoded by the coding sequence ATTGCCGCACCGTGGAAGGTGATCGGTGCGCTGATGCTGGTACTGATTGGCTCCGCCAGTGCTTGGCAGTTTCAGGACTGGCGCTACACCGTGCAACTCGCCGAGCAATCACGCCTGCACACCGAAACCCTTAACCAGCTGGCGATGGTCGGATCCGCAGCGCAGAAAACCGAGCAAGACAAACGCCTGGTGCTCGAGCAGAAGCTGTCGACCAACGAGAAAACTCACTTCGAGAAATTGACCAATGCTGAAAAAGACCAGGCTCGCCTGCGCGATCGCCTTGCCACTGCTGATCTGCGGCTGTCAGTCCTCATTGACCAAGGTTCAGCCGGTGGCTGTTCAGTGCCTGCCACCCCCGGCGCCGGCGGCGTGGATCATGGCGCCGTACGAGCCGAACTTGACCCAGCGCATGCTCAACGAATTGTCGGCATCACCGGTGAAGGCGATCGAGGATTGATTGCGTTGGCAGCCTGCCAAGCATATGTGCGTGAAATATTGACCGCCAAATGA